One window from the genome of Variovorax sp. PAMC26660 encodes:
- a CDS encoding DUF3987 domain-containing protein, whose amino-acid sequence MDKSSLDDLWDVPRMSRSEIDEKYGSWQAREEEALKAVGLAHPGGWATAEGCPISYEILKPSTPWYEEPRAPPFPTDYLLEPLREAVEEVRALVGAPAALISGSLIASLSAVCQAGIKVQRPGLEPSSCGLFLVTVAESGERKTAVDNIFTAPLRNFQEKVDLQMSESRLEFKAKHRTWTAQVRKANRLYNKASGGSEATALIELHKLNRQEPTPPVVLKLLQEAATFAAFKRAFSQCVPVTSLISSEGLNVTKSGAMEELGFLNSLWDGRNVHLKNRDYDIAVKDPRFTLGLMIQPQGFEKLIAKRDGEFAESGMLARCLVSHPESTQGQRYGILRKSRNYVQKILKNFDALLAQQALIDFDVRQAIILTFDHRAAQAWISFVRHLEESVTKGGRFKNIRSAAAKAAENAARLAALFSKMESDDPNIRLYHITSAIKLVIWHLNEMNYVLFERKAFDQLKSDADQLLNFLEKRWTMTDFQPISRTEIAHYGPGRPKISASQRARTLEYLVRENRIVARADGIVRAWAR is encoded by the coding sequence ATGGACAAATCGAGCCTTGATGATTTGTGGGACGTTCCTCGGATGTCTAGAAGCGAGATCGACGAGAAGTACGGATCCTGGCAAGCGCGTGAAGAGGAGGCCTTGAAGGCGGTAGGGCTTGCACACCCAGGTGGATGGGCGACAGCTGAAGGCTGCCCGATCAGCTACGAGATTTTGAAACCATCAACTCCTTGGTACGAAGAACCCCGCGCGCCTCCTTTTCCGACGGACTATCTGCTTGAGCCCTTGCGAGAAGCAGTTGAGGAGGTTCGTGCGCTGGTTGGCGCGCCTGCTGCATTGATCAGTGGGAGTTTGATTGCAAGCCTATCCGCGGTATGCCAAGCTGGCATCAAAGTGCAGCGCCCAGGTCTCGAACCCAGCTCCTGCGGTCTGTTTTTGGTAACCGTTGCGGAGAGCGGTGAACGGAAGACTGCAGTGGACAACATTTTCACCGCACCCCTCAGAAACTTCCAGGAGAAAGTCGATCTTCAAATGAGCGAATCGCGACTTGAGTTCAAGGCGAAGCACAGAACCTGGACAGCCCAAGTCAGAAAAGCAAATCGTTTATATAACAAGGCCAGCGGCGGCAGTGAGGCAACCGCCTTGATCGAGCTGCATAAATTGAATAGGCAGGAACCCACGCCTCCAGTGGTTTTGAAATTACTTCAAGAGGCCGCGACATTTGCTGCTTTCAAACGCGCGTTTTCCCAATGTGTTCCTGTTACTTCCCTTATTTCAAGTGAAGGACTGAATGTCACAAAATCGGGTGCAATGGAGGAATTGGGTTTTTTGAACTCTCTTTGGGATGGGAGAAATGTCCATCTAAAAAATAGAGACTATGACATTGCTGTCAAGGATCCTCGCTTCACATTAGGTCTGATGATTCAGCCGCAGGGATTTGAGAAGCTCATAGCAAAGCGAGATGGAGAGTTTGCTGAAAGTGGGATGCTGGCGAGGTGCCTTGTTTCTCACCCTGAATCAACACAAGGACAGCGGTACGGTATCCTTAGAAAGAGTCGAAACTATGTTCAAAAGATTTTGAAGAATTTTGACGCGCTATTGGCGCAGCAGGCACTAATAGATTTCGATGTCCGTCAGGCGATAATTTTGACATTTGATCATCGAGCAGCACAAGCATGGATATCTTTTGTCCGGCACCTAGAAGAATCCGTGACGAAAGGCGGGCGTTTCAAAAATATCCGATCTGCGGCAGCCAAGGCAGCCGAAAATGCTGCCAGGCTTGCAGCTTTGTTTTCCAAAATGGAATCAGATGATCCAAATATTCGTCTTTACCACATCACGAGTGCGATAAAACTGGTCATTTGGCACTTGAATGAAATGAATTATGTATTGTTCGAGAGGAAAGCTTTTGACCAGCTTAAAAGTGATGCAGATCAATTGCTTAATTTTTTGGAAAAAAGATGGACGATGACCGATTTTCAGCCGATTTCTCGAACTGAGATTGCTCATTATGGGCCTGGTCGTCCAAAGATAAGCGCATCTCAACGCGCCAGAACATTGGAATACTTGGTGCGAGAAAATAGAATTGTTGCTCGGGCTGACGGCATTGTCCGCGCGTGGGCGCGCTAA
- a CDS encoding NfeD family protein has translation MANSTVWWLIAGAAIVVELLSGTVYLLLLAAGFAAAAIAAHLGFGTVTQLLVAAVIGVGAVLVWYSIQRKRPPAPPTGTNRDVNLDIGESVFVDAWNPDGTATVRYRGAQWTVVQRAGHTPSTGEHRVVEMIGSRLVVDKV, from the coding sequence ATGGCGAATTCCACCGTCTGGTGGCTGATAGCGGGGGCCGCCATCGTGGTCGAGCTGCTGTCCGGCACTGTCTACCTGCTGCTGCTGGCCGCCGGCTTCGCTGCCGCGGCGATTGCGGCGCACCTGGGCTTTGGCACCGTCACACAGTTGCTGGTGGCGGCAGTGATCGGCGTGGGCGCCGTGCTGGTCTGGTATTCGATCCAGCGCAAGCGCCCGCCAGCACCGCCGACAGGCACCAACCGCGACGTGAACCTCGACATCGGCGAAAGCGTCTTTGTCGATGCATGGAACCCCGACGGCACCGCCACCGTGCGCTATCGCGGCGCGCAATGGACCGTGGTGCAGCGCGCGGGGCATACGCCCTCGACCGGCGAGCACCGCGTGGTCGAGATGATCGGCTCCCGGCTCGTCGTCGACAAAGTCTAG
- a CDS encoding SPFH domain-containing protein, translated as MEFSVPLIILVIAIIFISQSVKFVPQQNAWVRERLGKYHGTMTPGPNFLIPFIDRVAYKHSLKEIPLDVPSQICITRDNTQLQVDGILYFQVTDPMRASYGSSNYIVAVTQLAQTSLRSVIGKLELDKTFEERDVINAQVVAAIDEAALNWGVKVLRYEIKDLTPPKEILLAMQAQITAERGKRALIAASEGRRQEQINIATGEREAFIARSEGEKQAQINNAQGEAAAITAVATATADAIERVAAAIQKPGGEQAVQLKVAERAVDAYGKVAADSKTTLIVPSNMTETAALISSAMRMIQTGKSSGPT; from the coding sequence ATGGAATTCTCCGTACCTCTCATCATCCTGGTCATCGCGATCATCTTCATCAGCCAGTCGGTCAAGTTCGTGCCGCAGCAGAACGCATGGGTGCGCGAGCGCCTGGGCAAGTACCACGGCACCATGACGCCCGGCCCGAACTTCCTGATTCCGTTCATCGACCGGGTGGCCTACAAGCACAGCCTGAAGGAAATCCCGCTCGACGTGCCGAGCCAGATCTGCATCACGCGCGACAACACGCAGCTGCAGGTCGACGGCATCCTTTACTTCCAGGTGACCGACCCGATGCGCGCGAGCTACGGCTCGTCGAACTACATCGTGGCCGTGACGCAACTCGCTCAAACCTCGCTGCGCAGCGTGATCGGCAAGCTCGAACTCGACAAAACCTTCGAGGAACGCGATGTCATCAATGCCCAGGTGGTCGCCGCCATCGACGAGGCCGCGCTCAACTGGGGCGTGAAGGTGCTGCGCTACGAAATCAAGGACTTGACGCCGCCGAAGGAAATTCTGCTGGCCATGCAGGCGCAGATCACCGCCGAGCGCGGCAAGCGCGCGCTGATCGCCGCATCGGAAGGCCGTCGCCAGGAACAGATCAACATCGCCACCGGCGAACGCGAAGCCTTCATCGCCCGCTCCGAGGGTGAAAAGCAAGCCCAGATCAACAACGCCCAGGGCGAGGCCGCGGCCATCACCGCCGTGGCCACCGCCACGGCGGACGCCATCGAGCGCGTGGCGGCCGCCATCCAGAAGCCTGGCGGCGAGCAGGCCGTGCAGCTCAAGGTGGCTGAGCGCGCCGTCGATGCCTACGGCAAGGTCGCCGCAGACTCCAAGACCACGCTGATCGTGCCGAGCAACATGACCGAGACGGCCGCACTGATCTCGTCGGCCATGCGCATGATTCAGACCGGCAAGAGCTCCGGCCCGACCTGA